AGTTGGGTTGTGGTGGATAGCATCTTTACTGTAGTGGCAGGAGGTCATTTGCCAAACATCTATGAATGCCACATTAATTCCTTGGAAGATAGCCCTCAATATTGTGTCCAACTGTAAGGCAAGCCAGTCACTGCCAAACACATTCTGTCAAAGCAGGAGAGATGTATTAATAATATGCTACTCACAATTTCACtgaatacagcacacattttaagCATAGAATAATGAATAGAAAATCACTTGAAAGGTAAAATACAACCATAggtagtgaaaaaaaaatggaaatgcaaatTTAGTGAAAAATGTACCGCACCAAGAAACCTTCAAAAGAACTAACTCTGTCGTAGGGCACAGGGCATCCCTATGTCTTTGTCAGGGAGACCTCTTAGTCCTTTTAGAGTTTTGCTGGTAAGatacaattttcattttgagagtCTATATTAGGGAgtgcacatttcttttttcctgttttgttcgGTTGGTTGAAGCATGATGGAGCTACGTTTTGTTCGGCAAACACATTTTGGACAGAATGATTATATttcaacagtgttttttttcccagaatacTATATGGATGCTCGTTTGCATCTAGATCTTTTGACTGAAGAGGCCATGTTGTTTACTTAACATCACTGTTATGCAGCTCAAACCACTGGGATATTACTTGTGATCTGTGGACGGGGGAAATCACATCTTGAAAGAAAACCTGCTCAGCAGGAAGCAGAAACAGAGGATGAAGGCAATTACTTACAACTAATCAGCAAATATTAACATCAAACTTGCCTTTAAATGCCTTAAATTGCCTTTAAACACCATGATGTAACCACCAAAACCCAGGGTTGGAATTGTTCTGTGCTCGCATTTCTTGTTCACTACCTGTAGTTACTCACAATTGATGAGCTATAGTAAAGACAAAGGCATATGGATAGATCCTAAGCAaatcacacaggctacacagttGCTGAGCAGAAAATAGACTGGGTGGAGTATTTCCTTTGAAATTCATCATATAGGAAGTTCTCCTCAATTAgtatgcattaaaaacattacattacattacattcatttggcagacgcttttatccaaagcgacgtacaagaagtgcattttcatgatcgtagacaactgctgaacacgggttcagtaaggtacaattacttattttgtacagctatttctagctgagaacaatgaacactatcctggtctaacatctgcaaagccaaactaggcagaagattaagctagagtattaggacaaatacaatttaccaagaagtgcagggatggggcaacatgtaacaagtgacaaggaaaaaagggtatttttttttttttaaatatatatacacagcatggtggtggttattctaggtatagtctgaagagatgagtcttcaggccacggcggaagatggatagtgagggggaggttcggagagggacggggagttcgttccaccactggggagctagggtggagaagctctgtgatccctttgggcgggtgggaggggttacaagacgccctgctgctgcagagcggagtggtcgagcaggcacatagaattgagtcatgtcctgcaggtagatgggggctgtcctgttggcggcagtgtaggcaagggtcagggctttgaatcggatcctggcagcgaccggtagccagtgaagtgatcgcagcagaggagtgacgtgggagaatttggggaggttgtagatgagccgggcagcggcattctggatcatctgtagtggctgtatggcacaagctggcaggtttgcaaggagagagttgcagtaatcaaggcgagaggtcaccgtagcctggacgagcagctgggtggagtgcgtcgtcaggtatggtcgaatcctcctgatgttgtataggaggaatctgcaggaccttgatgttgccttgatgtgctccttgaggtccagttggtcatccaggaccacccccaagctcttggcagagtgagaggcagtcactgtggtgccatcaaccgtgattgagagttcacgaagcaaggaggtcttgtgcgggaagaagagcagctcagttttgttgaggttgagcttcagatggtggctggccatccaggtggagatgtcagccaggcaggaagagatcttatcattgaccagtgtggccgagggggggaaagaaaagaagagttgtgtgtcatctgcataacaatgataggaaaaaccatgtgaattaatgactgaaccaagagatctggtgtataaggagaacagcagaggacccagtacagatccctgcggcactcccgtaacaagtggatgagaagcagaggcagaccccttccaggtgacctggtaggtcctatctgcaagataggaagcgaaccaagacagggcagtcccggcaattcccatcccagccaaggtggagaggagtattttatggttgaccgtgtcaaaagctgcagacaggtcaagaaggatcaggacagaggaaaggcgtgaggctcttgcagtggcaagtgcctccgtcacagctaggagtgcagtctctgttgagtgcccagatcggaagccagactggagagggtctagcaggttgttctgatggagaaaagaggttaattgtttaagaactgctcgttcgagggttttggacagaaagggtagaagggatacgggtcgataatttgctacatcggaggggtctaaggtgggttttttgagtagtggggtaacacgagccgtcttaaaaacagagggaacatgaccagaggagagagaggaattaataatggaagacagatagggaaggagctcgctggagatagattggagaactttagatgggatggggtcaagtggacaggtggttgcgcgatgagaggtgatcagttgtaatacatcggagtcctccagcatttcaaaggaggtcagtgtgtctgtggggttgtcctggggggttggggggctcactggatgggtgaaggagttccggattgtagccacctttccttcaaaggcggccagaaagtcatctgcggagagggaagagggaggtgggggtggaggaggaatgaggagggaagagaaggtggagaatagtttacgtggattagagacacatgcgctgatcttggattggaaaaaagaggcttttgcagacgtgagggcagatgtaaaagtcgccagcagggtatggtatgcagtcaggtcatcagaggatcgggattttctccactttctctctgcagcccgcagtgatgttctgctggagcgtagtgactcggtcagccatgggcaggggggtgaggagcgtgctggtttggagacaagaggacaaagtgagtcgagggactgagagaggcaggagttgagggtggaggtggcaaggtcaactggcaggttagagaaagacgcaggagggggaagtgtggacagagcagtggagacgagggaggattgtgacagagtagggagatttctcctgaaagttactgtgggtgagctattggatgaattgagggggagtaaataggagagggagaaagaaagaaagaagtggtctgagacatggaggggagtcactgcaagttggggaatggagcagcctctggtgaatacaaggtctagttggttaccagccttgtgtgtggggggggaggaggacagggatagggcgaaagactgcaggagtgaggcaaccctggacagttgggaggtttctggtgggaggttgaagtctcccagtagaatagcaggagtgccatcctcagggagagagctcaggagagtgtccagctcgtccagaaatgagccgagtggacctggagggcggtacagaacaataacgTGAAATGTAGAGGGATGAGTAACAGTAATCGCgtgaaattcaaaggaggagaaagtagggttaggactggggaggacacagaacttccaggacaaggaaatgagtagaccggtacccccgcctcggccagaggccctgggggtgtgcgagaaggagtatcccgcagacagtgcagctggggtggcggtgttatcgggagtgatccaggtttccgtgagagccaggaagtcaagagacttcgtcttggcaaaggcagtaatgaagtcagctttctggacggctgactggcagttccataatccacctgtgacagtgaattcctgaggtgtggatAAGGGTGGGTAGATCAAGTTGGTTAAATTACGCCTGCGGTGAACAGACCATTTGGGGCGAGGCAGCACGCACAAGGGAATggggtttaaaaacatgataaactgaTGACGAGGCTGCCTATGGCAGCCTCTGCTGGAGCTATAAATACTGGGTGACAATTACGTGCTTGCATTAGCTTCATTAGAGCAgataagcaccaggtgaagctcctcgaaattagctcaacaatacggggcagttaaacaccaatccccacacacagtttcactaacgcctttaactaactaacaacagcaagtcaactacagatattctcagctaacgcccaactaagcttgctgactagcaacagttgagacaagttttaaaaagattaggctacctaaattacacacaactatgttcgctaactagcaacagcagaaacaaattaagttatgatacgcttatctgaatcgcgggggacggcagaagcgacgacacaatcagatgcacactgttgaaccacagatgaacaccacttaaatagcaccaggtgaagctcctcgaaattagctcaacaatacggggcagttaaacaccaatccccacacacagtttcactaacgcctttaactaactaacaacagcaagtcaactacagatattctcagctaacgcccaactaagcttgctgactagcaacagttgagacaagttttaaaaagattaggctacctaaattacacacaactatgttcgctaactagcaacagcagaaacaaattaagttatgatacgcttatctgaatcgcgggggacggcagaagcgacgacacaatcagatgcacactgttcttaatgtttttaatgtgcactttaaccacatgtgaattgtttgattacacatctaaaattgtgcagtacagagccaaataaaaaagaaatatgtcttTATCCCAAATGGTATGGAGTTCATTGTATGTATTCTTCATTCTCTGCACCCACACTCGGAGAATAGGCtattcatggcaaagatctgcaatatgcatattttgtaaataaatgagcTTAAAGTGCAGGATTTGTTATATAGCCTTAATTGCAGGTTGTGTTTAAAGCTAATGCGGTACTTAACAGAGTGATTTTTCATTAATGATTAAAACTTTTTTGTCTAAACTGAATTTATAgctttaatctccctaacataATGTGAAGAAAGTAGTTGGCAATTATTCAGATTGTTGCCACACTTTTTAATTAagattaatgaatgaaaatgagttaaaagttaaaatgaTCAGTTAAAAGGGAGATTTTCCATCCTGTCACTTTTCAGCTTACCAACTGCCAGTTGGCTTCAGTTCAGCCAACAAACTCTTATTATTGCACAATACCTTGGAGCCGGTGTTGGCAGACTTGATGACGACAATCGTGTCAGGTGCTCGCTTCAGCAGTGCGATAACAGCTTGGCGAATCCTTGCCACACGGCGGATGTAATATTTAAGCGGGAAACTAGTGAAGTGGGCCCAGATGGTGAAGACGATGACCTTGCGCGGACCGCCTGCTATACCGTCAATCTCATTGCTGATGTAGTGCAAATTGGCTATTGGGGATGTTCGGGAACgcagtggtgtgccatgagCCCTCCAGTGCAAGAGTATGTTATTTGTCACATCCACTGCCAAGAGAGGGCCTGCCTGTTCAGAGGAGTGGAGATCCATGTATTTTATGCCTGGGGAGAGTGGAAAAGTTAGTGCTATTTGTGGTTTGTTACAGTGAGCGCTTGTTGAAGCTTGTAGCCATTATATGAATCAAAGCGTATCAGGGATGTATCAGAGTTAGACAAAGTAATTTCAGACAGCTTGGTGCCTAATAACTCatcacagtgtctgctggtttttggggtgtttttggcacaaatgtttcatttaagttATTGATTGCCTTGTTCTCGAgaccttaattggctgctgatcaattggaaggaaaccacaaaatcctgtagacactgcggccccctaGGGATTCCGTTTGACACCCCTGCATCAAGGGATAATGAAGGCATATCAACTGTTAAATATAACATACAGGACTAATCAAATTAAGCAATTATGAGGTCATGAAGCCTCATAAGCAGACACACCAGTTTATACAGCCAGTTTATCTGGGTCAGTGtgtccacccatccatccatccatccatctattatctacaCCTGCTTATTCCTAGTCAGGGtgtgttggagcctatcccagcatgctttgggtgagaagcaggaatacaccctggacagttcaccagtccatcacagggcacacacacacactcatagctacgggcaatttagactctccaattcacctaacctgcatgtctttggactgtgggaggaaacccacacagatgCGGGGAGAACACGGAAACTCTACACAGGAGTTTCCGTGCTCTCCCCGCCAGTTGGGACTCCAACCAAGGAACTTCTTGTTGCGGGGCAACAGTgatacccactgcaccactatGCCGCCCTAAACCAGTTTATCTacagttaaaattatttaaacttgAATTGCCATCTAAATCACTGTGCTCCTAATTAAAGAAATTAGTTGAAGCTATAGGCACAAATTGACCAGCTCATGCTTAATGAGGATATTTGGATTAAGCTCATAgggaaacatgaaaagggcCTTTCGGTAGGCGTGTGTTACCGGccgccagcttcagacagtagtgtgaattcaatgctctttggaaacataaaacaaggTTGTCAGGAAGGTGAAACTATTATTATGGATATCTTCAATTACCCTGCTATTAATTGGGAATTGATGAAAGGACATGGAAATAGTGAGGAAGTTTTTAGGTattataaatgaccttttttggcAACGTATGTCAGTCAGCCTAAAAAAGGGaattcaattctggatctgGCGCGTGCGATGTAATGATCTCAACAGAATTTGTAGCATAGAGGTAATCGAGCCACTTTAATTTACGGCGGAAATTCaaacacaaaagaagaatgttgctgtttaactgctttagaatgttggattttgtagcgcattgactttagaactgttaaaaggcccaAGCTGTCCCGTTATTGAAAATTAATGCACACCTTTAGACCATTCAGATTTGAGTATTCTGTCAAGCTGTTGAAGCCATAAAAACGAATGATATTCATATAAATGGCTTAGACGCATATGACTGTATGATCCATTTACAacatcaaaatattaattaagaATAATCGGTGTTAAccaacatacatttttatcctacaaaaaagcaagaaaaaggaTGACTTACTGGGCACAGAATTTCCCATATAATGGTACCACTGTCTCATGGTGGAGTCTCCCATCATGAAAAGCTCTCTGTCCTTCAAGCACTGGGTTATTTTGGGAGCATTAAAATGACCTGTGGCACAGACCAGTGAGGTCCACACATCCTTCATGTAGAATCCAGCTGGAACGGGGATTTGCAGCCCAGGTCTGCATTTTACAGATGCACCTGAAACAGATACATGGAAGAATACACCTCAAAGTCTGAAGTAAGCTAGTCTAGCTCAATGTGTGTAAATTTACACACAGCAGTATCGGAAGATGAATCTATAAGAACCCATACAGACCAACAGTTGTATTGGAGGGAAGAATCATAATTTTTCTGTTCTTCCCTTTGATCCATCTATCAGTATATTTCCTGTGGAATGACATCAAATTTATGAGAGAGTGAAAAATTCccaattattcataaatattcacaatatttaCAATAGTCACAATTAATCACCCAAATTCTACCTTCTTGTTTTAACTATTTAATATTGTATCCCCACCCTCAAACCCCCACTTTTTCTCACGTGGCCAGGAATTTTTCTTCGTCAGGCCGGAGGATGTTTCTGTAGCCCCCCATCTGATGGTTGACCAGGGCATCACAGGGCAGAGATTTGGGCTTCTTGCACAGCCACACCtcccctgttcctgggtccgGATACTCACAGCAGCAGTTTCCCTTTCGCATACGTTCCAGACCAGCCCCATCCCACTTTGGATTGCACTCCATCGCCTCTATAAACTTTGTCCCTTTGGCATCTGTCCCCATGAATACACCTCTGAAATAGACGCGGTCTGAGTGATATTTCCGGCTGTGCTTCAGGACCTGCACAGCCTCGCTGGAGTGGATCAGACGTACAGCTACCCAAGCCTCCCCAGGCCATGGCAGTAGGAAGCGCAGTGAGTAGGACCCATTGTGTAAGTCTGTCACCTCCCCAAACACACTAGCCTGGACCAACAAATAAACAGCAGAAGACATCATTCAACAAAAATGCTTGACATTCAGTGAAGGTGTTTGCCTGCCTtatatatatgaaatgttttcatagTAGGTTATACAACATCAAAGGTACAGATGGAAAAAGGAATACACAAAGAAGACTGACACAAAAGTTAGATAATACTGTAACCACATAGCCAGCATTGAATAAACACAGAATACCTTTAGTTTTGTTGAGTAAAGCTTGGCCTGGAAGAAGTCACCTCCATATGGCTTCAGATTCTGGTGGAAATCTCTGGCCACCACTGTGACACACAGTTCTTCCCCTACCTGGTAGCTCTTCCGCTGCCCaggaatgtaaaaatatgagCTGGATGGATCCGTGCTTGCAGACAGGTCTTTAATTTGTTTGTCTGGACCAGGCCAGCGGATCATGTCTTGGATCTGGTGCCACTCTTGTGGGGCGATACCAATATCAGCCATGGGCTTGGTCATGAGAGGGACGTGCAAGTCATCAGAATTTGTGTGGTTGTGGTGTGAGGCAGGAGATAGGAGCAATGTGTTTGACTGCCTATCATTCTTCATCCAAAACTGTATGCCCTATTAGTAAGACAAAAGTGATGGGTGGAAATCAAATGGAGACATGAGAAAATAGTGTTATACACATTATTTCACTCTTCTCTGGAGCTATTTCAAGATACAAGAATGTTTGTACCCACTGTAATGAGGAAAACATACTAGGCCAGAAGCACCTTCCCCAAAATCTAaagccaggattcaatcaaaagttgtccttaactttgagtcTGACTCTTGTAAGCTGCTTAGGTAGGTCCCAGGATTGTTTAGATTAAGATCTGAGGGGACTTGCTGAGCCTTATTTTGCACTCATTTCCTTTAATAAATGTGTGGTGGAACAATAGTCACTGTCATCTGCACATTATCACACACCAGGGGTTTCCTGATGTCATATAAGCCTGTGTCATAATGTGTAATATCACTGAACAGCTTATCAATGATTCTACCATGATGTGAGCTTGCAGCTTATTTGTTGTAATATTTTCAACAAATTATTGTCATGATTATGAAGCACTTTAGTCACATTTATGGTCAATATATTCAATTGAGACACTTTCCTTGAAAATTCTTTTCTTCGTggaaataaacactgaattAGCAGGCATGCCTCAGGAGCAAATTGGGAAATAATTCTCACTAAACAATTATTCTACAACTAATGTGAGTTTATTCACTAAGGTTAAAGAGTATGAATTGCTAGCTGTGCTATGATAGCAATAGTATGTAGTATCTATGGTGCATTAAGGTATTGCTAgtgcattgctaggtggttgcaaatGTATACTACATGGCTGCTAGGGTCTTACTACGTGGGACCTAGAGTGCTattgggtggttgctagggtgttactaagTGATTGCTAAGGTGTTAATAGGTAGTTGCTAGGGGGCTTAATaagtggttgcaagggtgtttcTACTGTAGATGGTTGCAAGGTTATTGCTTTGGTCTTACTCGGTGGTTGCTACAGTCTGTCTAGGTTGCTACTTTGATGTTagaggtggttgctaggtgagTTATAGGGTGTTACTACATGACTGCTATATGCTTGCTAAGGTGTTACTAGGTGATTGCTTAGGtcttactaggtggttgcttggaTGTTACTAAGTGGTTGACAGGGTCTTACCTGACTGTTGCTAAAGTACACAAAGTAGTTGTTATGGTCTCACTTGGATGGACTACATGGTTGACAAGTTGTTACTAGGTGATTGTTAGAGTcttactaggtggttgcaaaTGTCTtaataggtggttgctagtgtggtACTAGGTGGGTGCCAGGGTCTACTGCATTGATGCTAAGATAAACTAACTAGTTGCTAGAGTCTTACTTTGTAGTTACTAGGATTGACAGGATGTTACTGGGTGGGTCTTTAGGCATCTGAAGTGGTTGCCAGGGTCTTAATAGGTGGTTACTAAGGTATAATATGTGGTTGGTATAGCCTTGTTCAGTGGTTCCTAGGGGGGAATAAGGCTTCTAGGGTCTTAATTGGTGGATGCGAAGGCATACTACATGCTGCTAGGGTCTTACTAGGTGGTTATTAGGGTGGACTAGGTAGCTGCCAGGGTCTTACTATGTGGTTGCCTAGGTCttttctaggttgttgctaagGTATACTAAGTGGTTACTAGTGTACTaaaaggtggttgctagggtttcaCTAAGTGATTTCTCGGGtcttactaggtggttgctagggtggaCTAAGTGGTTTCCAAAATCTTACATGTGTACTAagcggttgctatggttttaCTAGGTATTTACTAaggtgttactaggtggttgacAGGGTCCTACTCGGTGGCTGCTAAGGTGTTCCTCTAGTCATTGGTATGGTctttctagctggttgctaggttATTACTAGGCAGTTGCCAGGTATTcataacagccaatcagagaggtgCGTTAAGGTGCTGTTTGTAAAATGCAAGGCAATGGGCCTCAGAAGTCATATCGTCATTCCTTTCTAGTTCGTTAGCATTTTTGAGACTTCTGGATCCAAAAATTAGACTGCCTATGGGAGAAATTAATACCgttttcataatttcttcaaaatattttttgacatttagaTGTTTAATTGTACATGAAAAATAATGGTTTTCACCAATTTGTTTAACCTAAAAAATtctgtgtaaataaaaacaaaaacaaattgctaACGGCTCATCACACAGTTATGACATCACACTCATGGATGTATTTCCAGCAACCATTCACATGGCTAAGCCATTTGTTGTGACCCGTAAGTGTAATAgcttatgtatatttttttattttgtgcagttGTATATATCGCTGTAAATATAtctattgttgttattgttgctgttcttgttagTAATTTCCTTATGCTATTTGAGTACTTTCTTTAAATTTGTTGTCTGGCTAATGGTAGCTTTGACCAGCTTGAAAAGCTGCCAGGCTAGCTGTGAGGTAAATAACATTTGTAGCAGTGTTAGCTTgctgttagcaaaataattatatcgGTTGGAAAGTGGCATCAGAATTCAGTGAATCCAGTGTCTTTTATGAGAAAAAAGTATGCGGATAAAAACATCAAAGTTTTAAACGACAgtttaaatcacagactgtgacagggacGGTTATGTGAAACTCCCATTTATTTTCTCCATTGAGAAATTACCCTTTGATCTGGAAATCCATATATGGGTAATGGTTTTGCTCTGTGTCACATCAGAATTCTGAGGCCCAATGACCCTTTGTCAAGCCCCGCCCAAGTATTACTCTCCTCAGTTCCTGTTGGTAATTCTGTCaagtttttgtttcagaaagcAAGTTTCCATAGTTTCCTATAAGAGGAACATTCCATTCAAATGGGGGATAAAACAATAATCTCAAAAGTTATAAAAGACACCAAAAAGTCGAATACAAGCAACTTAAAGCAACCAAAAAGCTTAACGTTTTTATATATGTCTAAATAATCTAAAAACTGTAGGAGGTCTGAGCTTGGTGTACAAAAAGTGTCCAgaacagtaataaataaataaataaataaataaataaataaataaataaataaataaataagtggtagtagtaataataatcatagtAAACCAAGCGAACTAATGAAAGTATGTACACATTCAAAAGGGATATAAGGTTAAAAGAAAACGGGGAAGGCGCAAAGGCACATGAAGCAGTAGGCTACTTTGTGTTCATGTAAAAAGCCTTGATGTAAATCATCAAATCTGAATGAACAATGGAATGGGTTGTCTACAGGTGGAGTGAACCCACTTTCACCCTCCTGACTTTTTTGGGCTGTTGGGCTACACATTCCATTGATCTGTTTTCCCTCGTGGCAAATGAAAGCTACAGTTGAGCTATAGCATTTACTCCTCCCAGCCATTGATATGGAGCCGTTTGCCTGTCTATTTGGTGGTGGCTCTCAGGACTTTGTTGTTTCGTGAAATCctatcatttattttccagccAGTTTTCTTAATTGCTTTATTCGCCGTGTGCTCACTACCTTtttatcaaaaaatgaaattg
This window of the Anguilla anguilla isolate fAngAng1 chromosome 1, fAngAng1.pri, whole genome shotgun sequence genome carries:
- the LOC118224875 gene encoding NXPE family member 3-like, which codes for MEIHRHAEHLKFLFVVLMVIMSSLGIQFWMKNDRQSNTLLLSPASHHNHTNSDDLHVPLMTKPMADIGIAPQEWHQIQDMIRWPGPDKQIKDLSASTDPSSSYFYIPGQRKSYQVGEELCVTVVARDFHQNLKPYGGDFFQAKLYSTKLKASVFGEVTDLHNGSYSLRFLLPWPGEAWVAVRLIHSSEAVQVLKHSRKYHSDRVYFRGVFMGTDAKGTKFIEAMECNPKWDGAGLERMRKGNCCCEYPDPGTGEVWLCKKPKSLPCDALVNHQMGGYRNILRPDEEKFLATKYTDRWIKGKNRKIMILPSNTTVGASVKCRPGLQIPVPAGFYMKDVWTSLVCATGHFNAPKITQCLKDRELFMMGDSTMRQWYHYMGNSVPSIKYMDLHSSEQAGPLLAVDVTNNILLHWRAHGTPLRSRTSPIANLHYISNEIDGIAGGPRKVIVFTIWAHFTSFPLKYYIRRVARIRQAVIALLKRAPDTIVVIKSANTGSKNVFGSDWLALQLDTILRAIFQGINVAFIDVWQMTSCHYSKDAIHHNPTVIWNEINLLLSFICPV